In Engraulis encrasicolus isolate BLACKSEA-1 unplaced genomic scaffold, IST_EnEncr_1.0 scaffold_54_np1212, whole genome shotgun sequence, one DNA window encodes the following:
- the LOC134444395 gene encoding uncharacterized protein LOC134444395, which yields MEETSRATALASVPGSEGSEVATGSSTPETETPNVAVRDLDVAMHGLNQHALSDSQTLSVQETITVTEQDTCITTTPSQEDQQLGSDDVTAVSVFSAVTGTEMVDLGVAVLPTEAPSEQSLPPSYSIIFDNLDFFSRTHHQSISRTNQSIHWIHHIAVEDRVLGTHLSTQKPNRLLSDYDIGNSLPSPDTQALIRREYIVLGSRILTTYLDAFKPLSSVVVHHIPHKYSAEMAEPSTHYLLGLLFKDENKSTELVEVLQHIQKEYVPVGPDGPQTILVGGDRLTEGNCRNLQWAFAEGEIADDRLEGLVFKFEDWHAIKNLFEPTPTSTAPFSCGCSLGFFRY from the exons atggaagagaccAGCAGAGCCACTGCCTTGGCTTCAGTTCCAGGGAGTGAAGGTTCCGAAGTGGCTACTGGGTCCAGCacaccagagacagagacaccgaATGTTGCTGTGAGAGACCTGGATGTAGCTATGCATGGCTTGAACCAGCATGCATTGTCAG ATAGCCAAACGCTAAGCGTTCAGGAGACCATCACTGTCACAGAGCAGGATACTTGCATCACCACTACTCCATCACAGGAAGACCAGCAGTTGGGATCTGACGATGTCACAGCGGTGTCAGTCTTCAGTGCTGTAACAGGCACTGAAATGGTGGACCTGGGTGTAGCAGTGTTGCCCACAGAAGCGCCTTCAGAGCAAAGTCTGCCACCTTCATATTCAATTATATTTGATAACCTGGACTTCTTCTCCCGCACACACCACCAGTCAATCAGCCGCACAAACCAGTCAATCCACTGGATCCACCACATAGCTGTAGAAGACAGAGTTCTTGGAACCCATCTCAGCACACAAAAGCCAAACCGACTGCTATCTGATTATGACATTGGTAACTCCCTACCCAGTCCTGACACCCAAGCCCTAATACGCCGTGAGTACATTGTCCTGGGAAGCAGAATCCTTACAACATACTTGGACGCCTTCAAGCCTCTATCGTCTGTCGTGGTTCACCACATCCCACACAAGTACAGTGCCGAAATGGCAGAGCCTTCAACGCAC TATCTCCTAGGACTTCTGTTCAAAGACGAGAACAAGTCTACAGAGCTGGTCGAGGTTCTACAGCACATACAGAAAGA GTATGTTCCAGTGGGCCCAGATGGACCACAGACCATTTTGGTTGGGGGCGACAGACTCACCGAAGGGAATTGCCGGAACCTTCAGTGGGCATTCGCCGAAGGAGAAATTGCGGATGACCGGTTGGAAGGCCTTGTCTTCAAATTTGAAGACTGGCACGCAATTAAAAACCTTTTTGAG cccacccccacctccactgcCCCCTTCTCCTGTGGTTGCTCACTTGGGTTTTTCCGCTACTGA